One region of Oxalobacteraceae sp. CFBP 8761 genomic DNA includes:
- a CDS encoding BrnA antitoxin family protein has translation MNKEYRPDWDQPIDSSPDSAASSKPQVASNGVKQIVTIRLDVDMLEWFKTAGPGYQTRINQVLREHMDAQRNSQAE, from the coding sequence ATGAACAAAGAATACCGACCGGATTGGGATCAGCCAATTGACAGCAGCCCGGACTCAGCAGCATCGTCGAAGCCGCAAGTCGCCAGCAATGGTGTGAAACAGATCGTCACGATCCGTCTGGATGTGGATATGCTCGAATGGTTCAAGACCGCAGGTCCTGGCTATCAGACCCGCATCAACCAGGTTCTGCGTGAACATATGGATGCCCAGCGTAATTCGCAGGCAGAGTAA
- a CDS encoding methionyl-tRNA formyltransferase, producing MKVVFAGTPEFAAVALRAIHEAGFTVPLVLTQPDRPAGRGMQLQASSVKQYALAHGMQVAQPLSLRTDSKDPERAEQARAAHAQLLALDYDVMVVAAYGLILPRSTLDIRPCINIHGSLLPRWRGAAPIHRAIEAGDPDAGVTIMEMEEGLDTGPMLLMEGLPIEATDTTGTLHDKVAALGARMIVEALHKMAAGQLVATPQPDAGVTYAAKITKEEAKLDFALPAGVLARKIRAFNPFPGANGIVDGVAVKIWHADAVDGSGAPGQVLQADAGGIVVACGAGALRLTELQKPGGKRLAAAEFLKGFALAGLTFS from the coding sequence ATGAAGGTCGTCTTTGCCGGCACGCCGGAATTTGCCGCCGTCGCCCTGCGTGCGATTCACGAAGCCGGTTTTACCGTGCCGCTGGTACTGACCCAGCCCGACCGCCCGGCCGGGCGCGGGATGCAGTTGCAGGCTTCCAGCGTCAAGCAATACGCGCTGGCGCATGGCATGCAGGTCGCGCAGCCGCTGTCGCTGCGCACCGACAGCAAGGATCCCGAGCGCGCCGAACAGGCACGCGCGGCCCATGCGCAGCTGCTGGCGCTGGACTACGACGTGATGGTGGTGGCGGCCTACGGCCTGATCCTGCCGCGCAGCACGCTGGACATCCGCCCCTGCATCAATATTCACGGCTCGCTGCTGCCGCGCTGGCGGGGCGCCGCGCCGATCCACCGCGCCATCGAGGCGGGCGACCCTGACGCCGGCGTCACCATTATGGAAATGGAAGAAGGCCTCGATACCGGCCCGATGCTGCTGATGGAAGGCTTGCCGATCGAGGCCACCGACACCACTGGCACGCTGCACGACAAGGTGGCGGCGCTGGGCGCACGCATGATCGTCGAGGCGCTGCACAAGATGGCCGCCGGCCAGCTGGTCGCCACGCCGCAGCCAGATGCCGGCGTGACCTACGCGGCCAAGATCACGAAAGAAGAGGCAAAGCTCGATTTCGCGCTGCCGGCAGGCGTCCTGGCGCGCAAGATCCGCGCATTCAATCCGTTCCCCGGTGCGAACGGCATCGTCGATGGCGTGGCGGTCAAGATCTGGCATGCCGACGCCGTTGATGGCAGCGGCGCGCCGGGCCAGGTGCTGCAGGCGGATGCGGGCGGGATCGTGGTGGCGTGCGGCGCGGGCGCGCTGCGCCTGACCGAGCTGCAAAAACCGGGCGGCAAGCGCCTGGCGGCGGCGGAATTCCTGAAAGGGTTTGCGCTGGCGGGATTGACGTTCAGCTGA
- the def gene encoding peptide deformylase: MALLDILRYPDPRLHKIATPVTEFGTERLRTLVADMADTMYDAPGVGLAASQVDVHEQVVTIDVTEAQDDLMVFINPEITWSSDERAVYDEGCLSVPGVYDGVERPSRVKVRAFDLEGKEFTVDADGLLAVCIQHEMDHLKGKVFVEYLSPLKRNRIKAKLQKEERGLAREAAQRGARR, from the coding sequence ATGGCCCTACTCGACATCCTTCGCTATCCCGACCCACGTCTGCACAAGATTGCCACGCCCGTGACCGAATTCGGCACCGAGCGCCTGCGCACGCTCGTGGCCGACATGGCCGACACCATGTATGACGCGCCCGGCGTTGGCCTGGCCGCGAGCCAGGTGGACGTGCACGAGCAAGTCGTCACGATCGATGTGACCGAAGCGCAGGACGACCTGATGGTGTTCATCAATCCCGAAATCACCTGGTCGAGCGACGAGCGCGCCGTGTACGACGAAGGCTGCCTGTCGGTGCCGGGCGTGTACGACGGCGTCGAGCGGCCATCGCGCGTCAAGGTACGCGCCTTCGATCTCGAGGGCAAGGAGTTCACGGTCGACGCCGATGGCCTGCTGGCCGTCTGCATCCAGCACGAGATGGATCACCTCAAGGGCAAGGTGTTTGTCGAATACCTGTCGCCTTTGAAGCGCAACCGCATCAAGGCCAAGCTGCAGAAAGAAGAGCGCGGCCTGGCGCGCGAAGCGGCCCAGCGCGGCGCGCGTCGTTGA
- a CDS encoding LysM peptidoglycan-binding domain-containing protein, with product MKNFSTVMAHAAAVALLACAASGPAVAQTNAATPSAACAFRPDAPDKHVVVKRDTLWDISGKFLRNPWCWPQVWGMNRDEIRNPHWIYPGQVIWFDRARGRLSFNRPGEDGDGRGQPPLTRLSPQVRSEGTGQGAVPSIPAGAIEPYLTQPLVVEADELAGAPRIVASQEGRFYLGMGDRVYVHGALTSDTVYQVFRPGTVLRDPQTGKVMAHEAAFLGSVKLVTPAGPGVDAHTFQVVDTVREMGVGDLLVPQPPTPVRNYVPHAPLQPIDARVMSIYAGVTYAGQSQVVTVNRGAVDGLDVGAVLQLYHVGKTVADPASRGFLGMGRAQLKMPDEQNGSLFIFRVFKNVSYGLIMTVTAPVQVGDVVKSPE from the coding sequence ATGAAAAATTTTAGCACAGTCATGGCCCATGCTGCAGCGGTGGCCTTGCTGGCCTGCGCCGCGAGCGGCCCCGCCGTGGCCCAGACGAATGCTGCCACCCCGTCGGCGGCCTGCGCGTTCCGCCCCGACGCCCCCGACAAGCACGTCGTCGTCAAGCGCGACACCCTCTGGGACATTTCCGGCAAATTCTTGCGCAACCCATGGTGCTGGCCGCAGGTCTGGGGCATGAACCGCGATGAAATTCGCAACCCGCACTGGATCTATCCGGGCCAGGTGATCTGGTTCGACCGCGCGCGCGGCCGCCTGTCGTTCAACCGGCCCGGCGAAGACGGCGATGGCCGTGGCCAGCCGCCATTGACGCGCCTGTCGCCGCAGGTGCGCAGCGAAGGCACGGGCCAGGGCGCGGTGCCGTCGATCCCCGCCGGGGCCATCGAGCCGTACCTGACCCAGCCGCTGGTGGTCGAAGCCGACGAGCTGGCCGGCGCGCCGCGCATCGTGGCCTCGCAGGAAGGCCGTTTCTACCTGGGCATGGGCGACCGCGTGTACGTCCATGGCGCGCTCACGAGCGACACGGTGTACCAGGTGTTCCGCCCTGGCACCGTGTTGCGCGATCCGCAGACCGGCAAGGTGATGGCGCATGAAGCGGCCTTCCTGGGCAGCGTCAAGCTCGTTACCCCGGCCGGCCCCGGCGTCGATGCGCACACGTTCCAGGTCGTAGACACCGTGCGCGAAATGGGCGTGGGCGACCTGCTGGTGCCGCAGCCACCCACGCCGGTGCGCAATTATGTGCCGCATGCGCCGCTGCAACCGATCGATGCGCGCGTGATGTCGATTTACGCCGGCGTGACCTACGCCGGCCAGAGCCAGGTCGTCACTGTCAACCGGGGCGCGGTTGACGGACTCGATGTCGGCGCCGTGCTGCAGCTCTATCATGTCGGGAAGACTGTGGCCGACCCGGCGAGCCGGGGTTTCCTCGGCATGGGGCGTGCACAGTTGAAAATGCCTGACGAGCAAAACGGCAGCCTGTTTATCTTCCGCGTGTTCAAGAACGTCTCGTACGGCTTGATCATGACGGTGACAGCGCCCGTACAAGTCGGCGACGTGGTCAAATCACCGGAGTAA
- the dprA gene encoding DNA-protecting protein DprA has product MQATDPRPTPDQHATPIADWLRLEQAAGVGRRSVHALLAVFGTPGAILCAGPAALGAHVTPAQARAICAPVTPALAALIDATLAWLAGPDHHLVTFDDPRYPPALAEIPDPPLLLYVSGRIALLAQPLVAVVGSRNASVQGRVDAESFAAALSRAGLCVVSGLALGIDTAAHEGALRGTGSTIAVVGTGLDRVYPARNRALAHRIAAQGCIVSEYPLGTPPLAANFPRRNRIISGLAAGVLVIEAAAQSGSLITAQLAAEQGREVFALPGSIHSALTKGCHRLIREGAQLVETVDDVLMAMRMSPLAGLPQVDAAAPASEDDALLLDALGHEPVALDELLARLAIDPGALSARLLELELAGLVARLPGGRMQRIWH; this is encoded by the coding sequence GTGCAGGCCACGGACCCCCGCCCAACGCCGGACCAGCATGCCACCCCGATCGCCGACTGGCTGCGCCTGGAACAGGCGGCCGGGGTAGGGCGCCGCAGCGTGCACGCGCTGCTGGCCGTGTTCGGCACCCCCGGGGCCATCCTGTGCGCGGGCCCCGCAGCCCTTGGCGCCCACGTCACCCCCGCCCAGGCGCGTGCCATCTGCGCCCCCGTCACGCCTGCGCTGGCGGCGCTCATCGACGCCACGCTTGCCTGGCTGGCCGGGCCTGATCACCATCTCGTCACGTTCGACGATCCACGCTATCCGCCGGCGCTGGCCGAGATTCCCGATCCACCGCTGCTGTTATATGTCAGTGGCCGCATCGCGTTGCTCGCGCAACCGCTCGTTGCGGTCGTGGGCAGCCGCAATGCCAGCGTGCAGGGCAGGGTGGATGCCGAGTCGTTTGCCGCCGCGTTGTCCCGTGCCGGTCTGTGCGTGGTGTCGGGGCTGGCGCTGGGGATCGACACGGCGGCGCACGAAGGCGCACTGCGCGGAACCGGCTCGACGATCGCCGTCGTCGGCACGGGCCTGGACCGCGTCTATCCGGCGCGCAACCGGGCGCTGGCGCACCGGATCGCCGCGCAAGGCTGCATCGTCAGCGAATATCCGTTGGGCACGCCGCCGCTGGCCGCCAACTTCCCGCGCCGCAACCGCATCATCAGCGGTCTGGCAGCGGGCGTGCTGGTGATCGAGGCAGCGGCGCAGTCCGGCTCGCTGATCACGGCGCAACTGGCGGCCGAGCAGGGCCGCGAAGTGTTCGCGCTGCCCGGTTCCATCCATTCGGCGCTGACCAAGGGCTGCCACCGCCTGATTCGCGAAGGCGCGCAACTGGTCGAGACGGTGGACGATGTGTTGATGGCCATGCGCATGTCGCCGCTGGCAGGGTTGCCGCAGGTCGATGCTGCCGCGCCTGCGTCGGAGGACGACGCTCTCCTGCTTGACGCCCTGGGCCACGAACCGGTCGCGCTCGACGAACTGCTGGCCCGCCTGGCAATCGATCCCGGCGCGCTCAGCGCGCGCCTGCTCGAGCTGGAACTGGCCGGCCTCGTGGCCCGTTTGCCGGGTGGCCGTATGCAGCGCATCTGGCACTGA
- a CDS encoding DUF494 domain-containing protein: MFDILVYLYETYYRPDACPEPAALARKLSAVGFDDIEITEALDWLGGLTDAPLPETIDASTGTRYYVDEEYIELGSAAIGFIAFLESAKVLGPIQREIVIERALACDESPIALSKLKIIVLMVLWSQGKEPDALMFDDLFSDDDEQEPRLLH; this comes from the coding sequence ATGTTCGACATCCTGGTCTATCTCTACGAGACGTACTACCGTCCCGACGCCTGCCCCGAGCCGGCAGCCCTGGCGCGCAAGCTCTCCGCCGTTGGTTTCGATGACATCGAAATCACGGAGGCGCTCGACTGGCTGGGCGGATTGACCGACGCGCCGTTGCCCGAAACGATCGATGCATCCACGGGCACCCGTTACTACGTCGACGAAGAATATATCGAGCTTGGCAGCGCAGCGATCGGCTTTATTGCCTTCCTCGAAAGCGCCAAGGTCCTTGGCCCGATCCAGCGCGAAATCGTCATCGAGCGTGCGCTGGCCTGCGACGAATCGCCCATTGCATTGAGCAAACTCAAGATCATCGTGTTGATGGTGCTGTGGAGTCAGGGCAAGGAGCCGGATGCGCTGATGTTCGACGATCTGTTCAGCGACGACGACGAGCAGGAGCCGCGGTTATTGCATTGA
- a CDS encoding DNA topoisomerase III, giving the protein MTKSLIIAEKPSVANDIAKTLGGFTKHDEYFESDEFVLSSAVGHLLEIAVPEEHDVKRGKWSFTHLPMIPPYFALNPIAKTESRLKVLNRLIKRKDVTTLINACDAGREGELIFRLIAQNAKAKQPVKRLWLQSMTAGAIRDGFANLRSDEEMLPLADAARCRSEADWLIGINGTRAMTAFNSKEGGFYLTTVGRVQTPTLSIVVEREEKIKKFVPRDYWEVRAEFVCAAGIYEGRWLDQKFKKDENDPEKRAERLWSKTAADSIAAACRGKQGAVTEESKPTTSMAPALFDLTSLQREANGRFGFSAKNTLGLAQALYEKHKVLTYPRTDSRHLPEDYIATVKETLVALAETNNYNQFAKQVTKGGWVKPNKRIFDNTKISDHFAIIPTGIVPKNLSEPEQKLYDLVTRRFLAVFFPAAEFLVTTRFTEVSGHQFKTEGKVMTNPGWLAVYGKDLGDDKDGANLVPVAKGEKVLTEKITANGLVTKPPARYNEATLLSAMEGAGKLIDSDELRDAMAGKGLGTPATRAAIIEGLLTEKYLLREGRELMPTAKASQLMTLLRGLGVNELTAPELTGEWEFKLSQMEKGKISREEFMREIAQMTQIIVKRAKEYSNDTIPGDYATLTTPCPNCANVVKENYRRFACTKCDFSMSKTPGSRQFEISEVEELLEKRTIGPLQGFRSKMGRPFAAILRIVRDEEIKNFKLEFDFGQDDEGADGEGVDFTGQTPVGPCPKCTGGVFEMPLAYVCEHSVAKPKTCDFRSGRIILQQEILPEQMSKLLNEGKTDLLPGFVSQRTRRAFKAFLVRGKDNKISFEFEERKAKPGAKVKAGAADGAADAEATVDGAAAPMKAARKAAAKPAAKKAPAAKKAVAKKPAAKKAPAKKAAAK; this is encoded by the coding sequence ATGACCAAATCCCTCATCATCGCCGAGAAGCCGTCGGTCGCGAACGACATCGCCAAGACGCTGGGCGGCTTCACCAAGCACGATGAGTACTTCGAATCGGACGAATTCGTGCTCTCGTCGGCTGTTGGCCACCTGCTCGAAATCGCCGTGCCCGAAGAGCACGACGTCAAGCGCGGCAAGTGGAGCTTCACGCACCTGCCGATGATCCCGCCGTACTTCGCGCTCAATCCGATCGCCAAGACCGAATCGCGCCTGAAGGTGCTGAATCGTTTGATCAAGCGCAAGGATGTGACGACCCTGATCAACGCATGCGATGCCGGGCGTGAGGGTGAACTGATCTTCCGCCTGATCGCGCAGAACGCGAAGGCCAAGCAACCGGTCAAGCGCCTGTGGCTGCAGTCGATGACGGCCGGCGCGATCCGCGACGGCTTCGCCAATCTGCGCAGCGACGAAGAAATGCTGCCGCTGGCCGATGCCGCGCGCTGCCGCTCCGAAGCCGACTGGCTGATCGGCATCAACGGCACGCGCGCGATGACGGCGTTCAACTCGAAAGAGGGTGGCTTCTACCTGACCACCGTCGGCCGCGTCCAGACGCCGACGCTGTCGATCGTCGTCGAGCGCGAAGAAAAGATCAAGAAATTCGTCCCGCGCGACTATTGGGAAGTGCGCGCCGAGTTCGTGTGCGCCGCCGGTATCTACGAAGGCCGCTGGCTCGACCAGAAGTTCAAGAAGGACGAGAACGACCCTGAAAAACGCGCCGAGCGCCTGTGGAGCAAGACTGCGGCCGACTCGATCGCCGCCGCCTGCCGCGGCAAGCAGGGCGCCGTCACCGAAGAGTCCAAACCGACCACGTCGATGGCGCCGGCGCTGTTCGACCTGACGAGCCTGCAGCGCGAAGCCAACGGCCGCTTCGGTTTCTCGGCCAAGAACACGCTGGGCCTGGCCCAGGCGCTATACGAAAAGCACAAGGTGCTGACCTACCCGCGTACCGATTCGCGCCACTTGCCAGAAGACTATATCGCTACGGTCAAGGAAACGCTGGTCGCGCTGGCCGAGACCAATAACTATAACCAGTTCGCCAAGCAAGTGACCAAGGGCGGCTGGGTCAAGCCGAACAAGCGCATTTTCGACAACACCAAGATTTCGGATCACTTCGCGATCATCCCGACCGGCATCGTCCCGAAAAACCTGTCCGAGCCGGAACAGAAACTGTACGACCTGGTCACGCGCCGCTTCCTGGCCGTGTTCTTCCCGGCGGCCGAATTCCTGGTCACGACGCGCTTTACCGAAGTCTCCGGTCACCAGTTCAAGACCGAAGGCAAGGTCATGACCAATCCCGGCTGGCTGGCCGTGTACGGCAAGGACCTGGGCGACGACAAGGATGGCGCCAACCTGGTGCCGGTGGCCAAGGGCGAGAAAGTCCTGACCGAAAAAATCACGGCCAATGGCCTGGTCACCAAACCACCCGCACGCTACAACGAAGCGACGCTGCTGTCGGCCATGGAAGGCGCCGGCAAGCTGATCGACTCGGATGAGCTGCGCGACGCGATGGCCGGCAAGGGCCTGGGCACGCCGGCAACGCGCGCCGCCATCATCGAGGGTCTGCTGACCGAGAAATACCTGCTGCGCGAAGGCCGCGAGCTGATGCCGACTGCCAAAGCATCGCAGCTGATGACCTTGCTGCGCGGCCTGGGTGTGAATGAACTGACAGCACCCGAGCTGACCGGCGAATGGGAATTCAAGCTCTCGCAAATGGAAAAGGGCAAGATCTCGCGTGAAGAATTCATGCGCGAAATTGCCCAGATGACCCAGATCATCGTCAAGCGCGCCAAGGAATACAGCAACGACACGATCCCGGGCGACTACGCAACGCTGACGACCCCGTGCCCGAACTGCGCGAACGTGGTCAAGGAAAACTACCGTCGCTTTGCGTGCACCAAGTGCGATTTCTCGATGAGCAAGACGCCGGGCAGCCGCCAGTTCGAGATCAGCGAAGTCGAAGAGCTGCTCGAAAAACGCACGATCGGCCCGCTGCAAGGCTTCCGCTCGAAGATGGGCCGCCCGTTTGCCGCCATCCTGCGCATCGTGCGCGACGAAGAGATCAAGAACTTCAAGCTCGAGTTCGATTTTGGCCAGGACGATGAAGGCGCCGATGGCGAAGGCGTGGACTTTACTGGCCAGACGCCGGTCGGCCCGTGCCCGAAGTGCACTGGTGGCGTGTTCGAAATGCCATTGGCCTATGTGTGCGAACACAGCGTGGCCAAGCCAAAGACGTGCGACTTCCGCAGCGGCCGCATCATCCTGCAGCAAGAGATTTTGCCTGAACAGATGAGCAAGCTGCTCAACGAAGGCAAGACCGACCTGCTGCCGGGCTTCGTGTCGCAGCGCACGCGGCGCGCGTTCAAGGCGTTCCTGGTGCGTGGCAAGGACAACAAGATCAGCTTCGAATTCGAAGAGCGCAAGGCCAAGCCGGGCGCCAAGGTCAAGGCGGGCGCTGCCGATGGCGCCGCAGATGCCGAGGCAACCGTCGACGGCGCAGCAGCACCGATGAAGGCAGCACGCAAAGCGGCCGCCAAGCCAGCGGCCAAGAAGGCACCTGCGGCCAAAAAGGCAGTGGCCAAGAAGCCGGCGGCCAAGAAAGCGCCTGCCAAGAAGGCGGCGGCGAAATAA
- a CDS encoding addiction module protein, with product MSNLVTEITEKIQMLNATEKQQVLHMLLQDIDGPDQDADEAWRNEVVRRVQAIHNGEAAIRALKEWQD from the coding sequence ATGTCAAACCTGGTCACGGAGATTACCGAAAAAATCCAGATGCTGAACGCAACAGAGAAACAGCAAGTGCTACACATGCTGCTGCAGGATATCGACGGTCCCGATCAGGACGCCGATGAAGCGTGGCGCAATGAAGTCGTGCGGCGCGTGCAAGCCATTCACAACGGCGAAGCAGCCATTCGCGCACTGAAGGAATGGCAGGACTGA